A single window of Helicobacter pylori DNA harbors:
- a CDS encoding HP1165 family MFS efflux transporter — MLRKNILAYYGANFLLIIAQSLPHAILTPLLLSKGLSLSEILLVQTFFSFCVLVAEYPSGVLADLMSRKNLFLVSNAFLIASFSFVLFFDSFILMLLAWGLYGLYSACSSGTIEASLITDIKENKKDLSKFLAKNNQITYLGMIIGSSLGSFLYLKVHAMLYIVGIFLIMLCALTIIIYFKEKEGDFKSQKSLKLLKEQVKGSLKELKDNPKLKILLVGHLITPIFFMSHFQMWQAYFLKQGVKEQYLFMFYIAFQVISILIHFLKAKNYSQKIALSSLLVLLGVSPLLLSNIPYCFIGVYALMVAFFTYMSYCLGYQFSKFVSKNNISSLSSLSSSCVRVVSVLILSLSSLELRYFSPLTIITMHFALTLLILFFFLYKAKPFDE; from the coding sequence ATGTTAAGAAAAAACATTTTAGCTTACTATGGGGCGAATTTTCTCTTAATCATCGCTCAAAGCTTGCCCCATGCGATTTTAACCCCCTTGTTGCTTTCTAAAGGGCTTAGTTTGAGTGAAATCTTGCTCGTGCAAACCTTTTTTAGCTTTTGCGTGCTGGTGGCTGAATACCCAAGCGGCGTTTTAGCGGATTTGATGAGCCGGAAAAACCTATTCCTAGTTTCTAATGCCTTTTTAATCGCTAGTTTTTCGTTTGTGCTGTTTTTTGATAGCTTTATTCTCATGCTTTTAGCATGGGGGCTGTATGGTTTGTATAGCGCATGCTCTAGCGGCACGATTGAAGCTTCACTCATCACAGACATTAAAGAAAACAAAAAGGATTTGTCCAAGTTTTTAGCCAAAAACAATCAAATTACTTATTTAGGCATGATTATAGGGAGTTCTTTGGGGTCGTTTTTGTATCTCAAAGTCCATGCGATGCTGTATATCGTGGGGATTTTTCTAATCATGCTTTGTGCGCTAACGATCATCATTTATTTTAAAGAGAAAGAAGGGGATTTTAAAAGCCAAAAAAGCCTGAAACTCCTTAAAGAGCAGGTCAAAGGCAGTCTTAAAGAGCTTAAAGATAACCCCAAGCTTAAAATTTTGTTAGTGGGGCATTTGATTACGCCTATCTTTTTTATGAGCCATTTTCAAATGTGGCAAGCGTATTTTTTAAAACAAGGCGTTAAAGAGCAATACCTTTTTATGTTCTATATCGCTTTTCAAGTGATTTCTATCCTCATTCATTTTTTAAAAGCCAAAAATTACAGCCAAAAAATCGCCTTGAGTTCGCTTTTGGTGTTGCTAGGCGTTAGCCCCTTGTTGCTTAGCAATATCCCTTATTGTTTCATAGGGGTGTATGCGCTCATGGTGGCGTTTTTCACTTACATGAGTTATTGCTTGGGGTATCAATTCTCCAAATTCGTTTCCAAAAACAACATTTCCTCGCTCTCATCGCTTTCATCAAGCTGCGTGCGCGTGGTCTCTGTGCTAATCTTATCGCTCAGCAGTTTGGAACTGCGTTACTTTTCGCCCCTAACTATCATCACCATGCATTTTGCCTTGACGCTTCTCATCCTCTTTTTCTTTTTGTATAAGGCTAAGCCGTTTGATGAGTGA
- the ccoS gene encoding cbb3-type cytochrome oxidase assembly protein CcoS — MNTEILTIMLVVSVLMGLVGLIAFLWGVKSGQFDDEKRMLESVLYDSTSDLNEAILQEKRQEN; from the coding sequence ATGAATACAGAAATTTTAACCATCATGTTAGTTGTCTCAGTGCTTATGGGATTGGTAGGCTTAATAGCGTTTTTATGGGGGGTTAAAAGCGGTCAGTTTGACGATGAAAAACGCATGCTTGAAAGCGTGTTGTATGACAGCACGAGCGATTTGAACGAAGCGATTTTACAAGAAAAACGCCAAGAGAATTAA
- the fic gene encoding protein adenylyltransferase Fic produces the protein MHLDRQSLEKAKHLIQSGLIDTIEVGTIKGLQEIHRFLFEGLYEFAGKIRDKNISKGNFRFANCLYLDLILPRIESMPQNNFNQIIEKYVEMNIAHPFLEGNGRATRIWLDLLLKKELKKIVLWDRIDKAAYLSAMERSPVNDLEIKTLLKKHLSSNTNDPLTLIKGITQSYYYEGL, from the coding sequence ATGCATTTAGACAGGCAGAGTTTAGAAAAAGCCAAGCATTTGATCCAAAGCGGTCTGATTGACACCATAGAAGTAGGCACAATCAAGGGCTTGCAAGAAATCCATCGGTTTTTGTTTGAAGGGTTGTATGAATTTGCCGGGAAAATCAGGGATAAAAATATTTCTAAAGGGAATTTCAGGTTCGCTAACTGCTTGTATTTGGATTTGATTTTACCCAGAATTGAGAGCATGCCGCAAAATAATTTCAATCAAATCATAGAAAAATATGTGGAAATGAATATCGCTCACCCTTTTTTGGAGGGTAATGGCAGAGCGACTAGAATATGGCTTGATTTGTTGCTTAAAAAGGAATTGAAAAAAATCGTGCTTTGGGATAGGATTGATAAAGCCGCTTATTTGAGCGCGATGGAAAGGAGTCCTGTGAATGATTTGGAAATCAAAACGCTTTTAAAAAAGCATTTGAGTTCTAATACCAACGATCCCTTAACTCTCATTAAAGGCATCACGCAGTCATATTATTATGAAGGGCTTTGA
- a CDS encoding flavodoxin, translating to MGKIGIFFGTDSGNAEAIAEKISKAIGNAEVIDVAKASKEQFNGFTKVILVAPTAGAGDLQTDWEDFLGTLEASDFANKTIGLVGLGDQDTYSETFAEGIFHIYEKAKAGKVVGQTPTDGYHFEASKAVEGGKFVGLVIDEDNQDDLTDERISKWVEQVKGSFA from the coding sequence ATGGGAAAAATTGGTATCTTTTTTGGGACAGACAGCGGGAACGCTGAAGCTATCGCTGAAAAAATCAGCAAGGCTATTGGTAATGCGGAAGTGATTGATGTGGCTAAAGCTTCTAAAGAGCAATTTAATGGCTTTACAAAGGTTATTTTAGTCGCTCCAACAGCTGGTGCGGGCGATTTGCAAACAGATTGGGAAGACTTTTTAGGCACGCTAGAAGCGAGCGACTTTGCGAATAAAACCATTGGGCTTGTAGGCTTGGGCGATCAAGACACTTACAGCGAAACTTTCGCAGAAGGCATTTTCCACATTTATGAGAAAGCTAAAGCCGGCAAAGTAGTAGGGCAAACTCCCACTGATGGTTATCATTTTGAAGCGTCTAAAGCGGTAGAAGGCGGTAAATTCGTGGGTCTTGTGATTGATGAAGACAATCAAGACGATCTCACTGATGAGAGGATTTCAAAATGGGTAGAACAAGTTAAAGGTTCTTTCGCTTAA
- a CDS encoding NAD(P)-binding domain-containing protein, whose translation MNQEILDVLIVGAGPGGIATAVECEIAGVKKALLCEKTESHSGMLEKFYKAGKRIDKDYKKQVVELKGHIPFKDSFKEETLENFTNLLKEHRITPSYKTDIESVKKEGEYFKITTTSNTTYHAKFVVVAIGKMGQPNRPTYKIPVALSKQVVFSINDCKENEKTLVIGGGNSAVEYAIALCKTTPTTLNYRKKEFSRINEDNAKNLQEVLNNNTLKSKLGVDIESLEEDNTQIKVNFTDNTSESFDRLLYAIGGSTPLEFFKRCSLELDPSTNIPIVKENLESNNIPNLFIVGDILFKSGASIATALNHGYDVAQEIAKRLHS comes from the coding sequence ATGAACCAAGAAATTTTAGACGTATTGATAGTGGGCGCAGGGCCTGGGGGCATTGCCACGGCCGTAGAATGCGAAATAGCCGGCGTTAAAAAGGCGCTTTTATGCGAAAAAACCGAAAGCCATTCAGGCATGTTGGAGAAGTTTTATAAAGCCGGTAAAAGGATTGATAAAGATTATAAAAAGCAAGTCGTAGAGCTTAAAGGGCATATCCCTTTTAAAGACAGCTTTAAAGAAGAAACTTTAGAGAATTTCACCAACCTTTTAAAAGAGCACCGCATCACGCCAAGCTATAAAACCGATATTGAGAGCGTGAAAAAAGAGGGCGAATACTTTAAAATCACCACTACTTCTAACACAACCTATCATGCTAAATTTGTGGTGGTTGCGATCGGGAAAATGGGCCAGCCAAACCGCCCTACTTATAAAATCCCTGTTGCGCTCTCCAAACAAGTGGTTTTTAGCATCAATGATTGTAAGGAAAATGAAAAAACCCTTGTGATCGGCGGAGGCAACTCAGCGGTGGAATACGCCATTGCTTTGTGCAAAACCACCCCAACCACTCTCAATTACCGCAAAAAAGAATTCAGCCGCATCAATGAAGACAACGCTAAAAACTTGCAAGAAGTCCTAAACAATAACACGCTTAAAAGCAAGCTTGGAGTGGATATTGAAAGCCTAGAAGAAGATAACACTCAAATTAAGGTTAATTTCACCGATAACACGAGCGAGAGTTTTGATCGTTTGCTGTATGCGATCGGCGGCTCTACCCCTTTAGAGTTTTTTAAACGCTGTTCTTTAGAATTAGATCCTAGCACCAATATCCCCATAGTGAAAGAAAATTTAGAGAGCAACAATATCCCTAATTTGTTCATCGTGGGCGATATTTTATTCAAATCAGGAGCGAGCATCGCTACCGCACTAAATCATGGCTATGATGTTGCACAAGAAATCGCTAAAAGGTTGCACTCTTAA
- a CDS encoding DedA family protein, which produces MQEALLRFQEGFKEWGYLILFLYSLGGGYVGIVIASILSATTHALDIKITILVAFLGNMVGSGALVVFARYQKREFLKYFQKHRRKLALASLWVKRYAFLMIFVNKYLYGVKSVVPLAIGFSKYPLKRFLWLNVFSSFLWALIVGSVSFQASDWVKTLYERLSHYTSFFVISLALIALLIWFLLKRYSRKMGF; this is translated from the coding sequence ATGCAAGAAGCGTTGTTGCGTTTTCAAGAGGGTTTTAAGGAGTGGGGTTATCTTATTTTGTTTTTATATTCTTTAGGGGGCGGGTATGTGGGGATTGTCATCGCTTCTATTTTGAGCGCTACCACGCACGCTTTGGATATAAAAATAACGATTCTTGTCGCTTTTTTAGGGAATATGGTAGGGAGTGGGGCTCTTGTAGTTTTTGCCCGCTATCAAAAAAGAGAGTTTTTAAAGTATTTCCAAAAGCATAGAAGAAAGCTTGCTTTAGCGAGTTTGTGGGTGAAACGCTACGCTTTTTTAATGATTTTTGTCAATAAATACTTGTATGGGGTTAAAAGCGTTGTGCCTTTGGCAATTGGTTTTAGCAAGTATCCTTTAAAAAGGTTTTTATGGCTTAATGTTTTTTCCAGTTTTTTGTGGGCGTTAATCGTGGGGAGCGTTTCTTTTCAAGCGAGCGATTGGGTGAAAACGCTGTATGAAAGGCTTTCTCATTATACTTCGTTTTTTGTGATAAGCCTTGCTCTTATCGCACTTTTAATATGGTTTTTATTGAAACGATATTCGCGCAAAATGGGTTTTTAA
- the ybeY gene encoding rRNA maturation RNase YbeY has product MLEIDNQTPLESDFLLLEKIANVLAPTQIIELVLVSGETMREINRDLRGCDYATDVLSFPLEAIPHTPLGSVVINAPLAQENALKLGHRLEEEIALLFIHGVLHLLGYDHEKDQGEQRQKEGELIKAFNLPLSLIERTQD; this is encoded by the coding sequence ATGCTAGAAATAGACAACCAAACTCCGCTAGAATCAGACTTTTTATTATTGGAAAAAATCGCAAATGTTTTAGCCCCCACTCAAATCATTGAGCTTGTTTTGGTGAGCGGTGAAACCATGCGAGAAATCAACAGGGATTTAAGGGGTTGCGATTACGCTACCGATGTTTTGAGTTTCCCTTTAGAAGCGATCCCTCACACCCCTTTAGGGAGCGTGGTCATTAATGCGCCATTAGCTCAAGAAAACGCCCTGAAATTAGGGCATAGATTAGAAGAGGAGATCGCTCTTTTATTCATTCATGGGGTGTTGCACTTGTTAGGCTATGACCATGAAAAAGATCAAGGCGAACAACGCCAAAAAGAGGGCGAACTCATTAAAGCGTTTAACTTGCCTTTGAGTTTGATTGAACGCACACAGGATTAG